The genomic window TTTTTTCAAGACTGTAAACTTGATCCTAGAAATACATTAGATGTGATAGggtgataaaaaataattgaactaTCTACTGTCAAGTACCTACcataatttatgaataaaaacGTCGATGAAATTAATCATCATTATATTCATAAGATAATATAAAACTTCAAATGAACCGTTGTTTTACTTAAACAATGTGCAACTCTGCTCTGTTCTCGGATATTGTTCAATGTTCACTGATGTCCTATCAAAAAGTGCCATTCCAAAAGTTATGCACTTTCAGTATCCAATACTAAAACTATGCGTGTGTTTTGCAGAAAATGGGATTGTAACATCCTTAATAATTTTTCTGTTGGCTTGTTTTAACAGGTTAAGATTCAATCTGGACGGCCACATCAAATCCGCATTCATCTCTCTTTCATAGGGCATCCTTTGTTAGGTAAATATTTAATGCTGGTTTATTTATGCTGcttcacataaataaaaatgaattgagATCAATATTGACTTGTGCATATCCTTTAAACTTCAATGgctaaaaatatttgaagtaaATATGgatttgtaaatattttgtgCATACCCTTgaaatattttgtttatttcaattttgtcttcttgttttttttttaacacaaccaaacaaaattgaaattgtCATGATCATTTAACCGTACAAAGTCGGTATAGGAAACAGGTCTAATGTGCTTCAAATCAAAACCATCTAATCTCCAAGCCAAAACATAAAAACAGCTTAACGCTTCCTTGAGACACGAATAGTCTTTCCCCTGCGGCCGGTAGTGCCTCAAACCACAGTGGTTTCTGATTTACTTGGGTCTATCCAAATCATACCTCAACTTCATGTCAAGAGCATTAGAAACAAATTGAGAGTATTTTCCATCCTTGTAATCCTTCTTCCTGTTCAAAAACGAATCTGGGACCTTGTATTGACGAGGGTTCGATAACACTGTCATCAAATTGTCCAATTCCGCAGCACTAGATTCACCGGCCCTCTTGTTCATGTCAACATCAGCTTTCTTACAGCGAATGTTAGCAAATCGCCATCCAATACCCTTGATGGAAGTCATCGCGAACATGATCTACTTTCCATCAACATTTGTGTTCTACACACATAGAATGTGCTGAAATTCTTCAATTTTGTCTTCGAACATCAAGTTTATTGAAGTTAATAATGTTATTTACGGAGATTGAAATGAATATTTATTAGCGTCTCAATTTAGAAATTAACATTTACTCTTTGTGAATTTTTTAAGTTTGTCAGTTGGGTATTTTATCCTTTGTTTTGCTAGGGTCTTAGGGATATGGTTCTACTAGCTTGTTACATGTTTGGTTCTTACtttattgaaatcaaatttCTTCGTACAAATACTTTTCCCAAAAAAAACTTTCCTCTATTTTTATTGGCAGGTGATCCTCTTTATGATGTTGGTGGGCAGCCAAAATGCTTGGATTGTGACTTTCTGGATGAGAGTTTTGCTGAAGATGGGTAGGTGTTTGTCTTTATCTTTTACAAGGACACTTCCACTCATCTAACACTATATATTCTCCTTTTTAGTCAGATTTTGTTCTAATTCTCTATGCAATGATATTTTCCCCCATCTTAAAATCAACATTAATTGAGTAAATTTAGAGAGAATCCAAGCGAACTTTTAAGCACCATGTTCTGGAGTGCGCAAACCATGTCCTACTTCTCAACCGTTAGACTTTCTTagaatttgagatgagcttaACTCAATCCCATAAAGCCGATTAGTAAGATGAGGAATGTTTCATGTTTATAACCACTATTCATGCCATTTCGTAATCCTCTGTGAGAAACGTAAATAGAAGTGTGCCATGTTAGCGGGCAAACAACCCTCTATCAGAAAATGTGTTttcaaattaaacttttttattgATATGCATTCAATACTTGTAATTCTTCAATATTTGTTTTAGATGACATTTAAAGACAAAAGATGATGGTTAGTTTGAGCATCAATTTTCCATATATAGTGTTGGGGTTTTTCTCTTAACTCTTTTCTAGTCCTTTTGGCAGAACAATATTTTGTAATTAGGgatttgatataaattttaacattGCTGCTCATTGCATAGGGGTTATCCAAGGCCTGCTAAACCAGTTCCTGGAGATTGTGGGTATTATCTGCATGCACATAATTTATCTCTCTCCCATCCAATAACTAATGAGGTACTTAAAAAGTATTGGTATCATTATGACTGGGAATGAAGAAGATCATATGGCCAGAGCCATCGAAAAATGGAATTAATTTGTCCTAGAATTAATTTTTCCAGTTTATAAAATTTGAGAAATGAATGCATATGACTTTGCTTCATACCAACTTTACTTTGTGTGTGCTGTggtttccaaaataaaaatagtttcacGTGTATTGCAGATAATCGAAATTGTGGCACCCCTTCCTTCCATCCTCCAAACAAATGAAGAGGCTAAAGGAATTGCTATAGAGCAGTAGACAAATGCTTAGATTGTTTAAGATGGTTTGACTATTGAAAGATACACTATGCTGATGCAGAGAGATGTATTTAAGATGCCACAGGCTTGGAGGGCAAGTGACTTTTACCTCTACAACAGGTTTCCACATAACTACCTTTTATAAGATTTCTTCTTCTCATTCTTCAACAAGCCCTAAAGTTTCTACCTTCCCAAATATGTTTGGTTTTTTTCTCCTACCCTAATTGAGAGGCTCTTGACATGAGTTTTACTAAAATAGAGGATCTAGTAGCTTGAATGAAATCTGGGTTTGGTGTTAGATGGTGAGAAAGGGAAGGACAAAACGTGGTTGTTTTCACGGAGGTGGGTTTTGTGTGCAACGGATTTGGTATTGAGTGCTACTGCTCTGTCTAGACAGCAGCGAATATATGGCAAGAAGTGAAGCTATGTTTCTTGTTTATATTTGATTGATGAATCTGAAATGAGTAAAACTGAAAggtgatgaaaaaaattaaaaataaattagaagcATTGTTTTGTGTGGGCGGGCCCGTATCTATTCATTCAGATGATTGGTGTCTTTAATGAGGtttacttttgccaccctaaTGATTTAGGGTGCGCCCTACGGATTTACCAAAATACCTTTgtcctctacttaagtagcgaacacCCCCAAAACACCTTATcttccgctatttaagtagtggaAGGGTAAAATGGAAAAGGCACATGGGATGCGCGAGTAACTGATAGGGCGGCAAAAGTAATTTCCGTCTGTTATCCAAACTAACCGTGTACTGTTTTCATTAGTTTGATTCGGTTTCTTTTATCCATTTGGATTAATTTATCGGATTCgttggaaaaaagaaaaattagtaaTGTGAACGAACTTTGCCTCTTCACAATGTGATTGATTAACctactttttacttttttattttatttttacaaaatacaTTTGAAAGAAAAGATatatgtgaaaataaaaatatgcaaaaatatccgacaaaaacaaatatacaaaaatgatgattaataattttttcctATTTATAAACAAGGTTGTTTGGTAGTGAGTTGTTGTCATCTTTTTGACTTTGGTAAAAGGGGTCCATCATGATATCAGTGTTGAAAAAGATAaacaattaaagaaaatttgGTCTGCCACCAGCGAAAATAGAGGAAGGCAACGTGAAAGTCATTTTCCACTCCACTCTCTTCGGCAACCCTCACGCCTAACTTTAATacagattatttattttttcttatgagaaaaaaactattatttttaaaGTCTTCTCTTCAACCTCTTCCTAAGGTCTTCTCTTCTAAAATCTATTCATTCAGCTGTGGTAAATCTCTACGGTATCCATTGCCTTATTCCATTCAAATTCCTTCTACAAACATAAGAGTATCAGTCCACTTTTAGATTGTTGCAATAAATCCTTAATTGGCAACTCAGCCTGTTAATGAGAGTGTAAAAAATATATGCAATTCCTATCAGAGTTGGTAAACAAAGATGCTGCTCCAAAACTAAATTATACCACTGAATCTATTTCCATATTTCACTAAcagataaaattataaaagcTTTTTGAATCTATTTCCATATTTCACTAAcagataaaattataaaagcTAAGGGAGTTTTGAAACACAAACCAAGCCCACTATCATTCTCATAGGGAATTAGTACCTTGAAATGAATAGTCAAAACTTCAAACCAAGTAGGGAGATGATTTCAAGAATGAGAAGTAAAGGGGGCAAATGAAAATGGTAATGGCAATCGCCCCTCCTAACTTTTTCCAAAGATTATTTCTGTATTTTCATCGAATACAACAAATACAAAGCTGCTGCCACATAACAAGAACCTAATAATTTACCAAAAAGACGGGCTTCAGAACCATTAAATCGCCCCACTGTATTGAGCACAAAAACTATTATACAGGAAGCGGCAAAGAGAAAAGTTTGCCGCCGACCACATCTACTACCTGCCTAAGTCCCCCTTCCCTCCCCAAGATTCATCGTCTCTTACAATACTCCCATTCTGACCACCATATTTGTTGTCAGAATTGGAATAATGCATTTTGATTGCTGCCACGGGATCTGAGACACCACTGCACGACGCTCCCACTAGAATCCCAGGTCTTCCAACACCATTCATTCCCATCATTCCTCTGCCCTGCTGTTGCAAACTAGAGATTGCTTCGAAACTGTTTCTTCTCTGCATCTCAGAGAATATATCTTGGCGGTGTTTGACATCTACTATAAATGGCTGCACTTGTGGACCATCCCTACTTCTAAACATCTGATAATCAAGCATAGCATTGCTGCAATTGTTGTCTCTAGCTATAAAATTAGATGAACCAGTCAAATGCCGTTGCAATGGTTGATGCTCCAAATTGGAAGATGGTATAGGATAATTACTGAAGGCAGCAGGATATTTAGCTAACAAGAACGAAGAATCGGGCAAAGACGAGAGACCAGGCTGTATACTCTGTATTCCATTTCCTTGCCAATAAGCATAACTCATCACTGGAACATTTTCAAGGCCAGCATAATCACTGTGGTCAAACTTCAAAATTTTCGAATTTCCATCAGAATTTTGATGACCAGTAAATTTCAGATTAGAAGACTTGTTGCTTAACTTTGGATGACCGGTACCGTTTTCTTCACTTCGCTTTGTAATCAAATTAGGTTTCTGAGTGGAAGAAGGATTCGTTAGTATCGTTCCGAACAGTTTCAATTTCACATCACCATTTCCGGATGTTTTTTCTGCATCTGAAGAATGCCATGATGTTTTGGAATGATCATCAGTCTGTTTGATTTTTTGGGGCAGAAGAGGCAAATCAGTCGCAGAACTGCAGCAATTCACATCCCCGTCCACTTCTTTCTTGATGGGCACTTGCATTGGATAGCCCTGGAGGACACTGACAGTCTCGACATGGCTCCCTGGAAGAGGAAGCTGATGGTCACCATTGCTACCAGAGCTATGACATCGCATATCTCTACCTCCCTGAATATCACAAGTTGAGGACAGCCTATCCTGGTTAACTGTTTTTTCACACTGAGAAGTACAAGCTtttagaaaaaatgaatttacAGTTGACCGAGGATCGTTTGTAGATAATGCTGAGGTATGAGGCTTTCCAAAGGACACGCGCTTATTTTCAGAACCAAAACTCAATCCTGAATATGAATTGACCACCGGTGAGAATGAAATATTTGCTGCAGTGCTTGACTCTAACACACAGTTTTTCAATTCAACTACAATACCTGCATCAGCTTCATGTTTATCATCTCTGTCATCAACACATTGGGGTGCTGACGCTCTTTGCCTATCCACTCCATTTCCAAAAACCCCAGAAGAACCCTCATAATCTAGTCTATCCACAGCAACAGAACGACACTCCCGCGGTTCAGTTACTCCTGAAGCAGAAATTGATTCTCTAACTGCATCTCCCAAGCCAACTTCATTGACTGAACCAGACTTGTCGGTTTTGCCCAAGTCAACCCCACTACCATCAGATCCCAGCTTAGATTCAACCTTAATTGCACAAACATTGGAAGCCACGTCTAAATTTTCAAGACGTACTTCTGTCTCACTGATTTCTCTTGATTCATTAAATTCAGCTGACGGGCTCCTAGCTTCCATAGGATTGGATTCGTCATGGAATGTATTCAAGGCATCAGAAGGCAGGTCCTCGTCTGTTTTATTTCCAGACTTGTCAGCATCAACCACTGAACCTGCCTCAACAACACATGCATCATCGGTGTCACTCTCACCACCATTTGCATCATCATTCAGCGCGGATTCGACAATTCCAGGAATGGGGTGTGAGAGATCCAATCCAAGGACTTTCCGAGTCTTGCTGAAGAAAACTTTGCAATGTTCTCGGGACCTTGTACCTACACACCGTGCTATTTTCGCGAAATCCTTACCAAAAGATGATACACCCTGAAGAAAAGCTGCCTTCTCATCATCTGTCCACTCCGAAACATCCACTTCACCACAGCTCTCATCTGAACAAGTCTCATCCTCAGCATTCTGAGAAATATCATGCACCAAGGGTTGTTTGCATAGCGGGTACCCTCTCAAGAACTTCCTTTCCTTGTTACCATCCACAGGATCAATTGAACTTGTTATGCAGGAACTCATAGCTTCAGATGAAAGTGAACCACATATACCAGCCAATACATCAGCCGCAGCAGCAGTTTCCCTTTCATCCCCAAGGATGTCAAAACTGTTTGATCTTTCAATATTGCTGTCCTCGGCTCTTGATGCTTTGGCATTACCATATCCCCCCAAAAGGATTCTTCCTGACCGCATCCTTTTATTACCTGCAATGCCATCTGCCATCAATGAAGCTGCACTCAAAATATCAAGCGAAGAAACATTAACTTCATGATTCCATTTTTTACCTGATGCCATCAAGTTAGTTTTAGCTGAAAATGACTTCCCGAGCTTACCAACATCTTTCCTCTTCAGTTTCTCAAAACATTCAGATTTGTGATTCTTGTAGTAAAACTCAACACAGTCCGCAGTTGTCTTGTGATCAAGAAAAGAAGCAATTTTCCGGAAATCTTTTCCAATTGCAGCAAATTTCTCCaagaaaatttctttttcttctgaTGTCCACGGATTGATCATATCCCTTTCTTTCTCAATAGCCAACGGATCTTCGACCAGCCCATTACTAGATATGAACTTTGTAACCATCTTCTCCTTCTCATCCAATATTAATGCTGGCATCCTCAGGGTGTTCCTCTGAATTTGAGGTTGGGATTCTGAAAGAAGTTTGCTTGTGAAGTTAATGATCTCTGCGGTTGGAACCAAGCTTAGATGATTTCCAGCTGCGTGCATTGAAAAACGCTTGGTTATCATCACAGCAAaaagattaaataaattataactcaACAAACAactataaaacaaaatattgcGTCAACACCAAACATCACAGAAAACCTACTCATAATTGAAGATAACTGTGTAatagcaaaacaaacaaataagacagatataataattatatgatAAACCAGAATAGGATCCCCAAATTGTCATACATCTATAATTTTGATGTGTGAAATTGAGTACCGGATAAACCTTGCTTCAGCATCAAAACTCAAAACCTATTTAAATGTGATCATCAACTTCAAAACACTACCAAGTAACATAACAACTATTCTCATAGAAACAATTGAGGTTAACTGACTCGACGTTAGCCAGTCAAGCCAGCACATGCCAAGCAAATAACTTGCAAATGAAACTGAACAGGAATGACAAATTGACAACCCATGAAAGAAAGGTACTCagatcaaaatcattacaaGAAACTAGTCAAGGAGAAAAGGTCAGCAATTATAAAATCCTCCTACTAAGTTATGTAACAACAGCACAACAAAGCAGATATGTATTGTAGTATGCACCACCATGACAAAACACAAATATAGTATACATTGAGATATATCACCACgctaaaattatatatgatcatCTTGTACAGGCCCGGATCAAATACTAAATAATGCATGCCACAACATGTATGTAGGTCATACACATTAGGTAAAGCCATGAAGAACCATTAACCTACAGTAATTCAATATATAGACGGCTTATTTCGAATCTCTACCATAAGGATAGAACGATGGATCATTTCATTCACTGCAGTACAGTGTCATATGCCACTAAATCCCTATATTCTAAATTTGACGACAAAACATTTCATTCACTAGagaatattttcaatttaattaataaaaaaggaATCACCATGATTATGAAATTAACTGATTTTCCAATTATGTGTGTTTAGCTTATTTATTAGCCACAAAGCTACAATGGCAGATTAAAGGTGCCAATAACCAGGACTAAAACCAACAAATTCCTACGAACAATGTCATTAAAACCAGACCGGCCAATCAAACTGGTATTACTGGGACTCAAACCCATGGCCGCTCCAGTCATTGTATTGGATTGGTTGTGCATATGAACCAGCTAAGATTTGGTTAGACCACCTGAAATCACTCAACCCATAAGATCCAAGTGGTTTGGTTCGTTGAAAATGAGGGTATTCTAAAAATAATGCCGAAGTTGCACAAACAGGCATTGAAGCCATGTTTGATGAAAAGCGGCAATATCCAATTCATCGACTGCACCACTAGTTGCTTACTGCTTAGGTGTTGATTCGGATTAATATatagatattttaaaatattagatTTAAGAACAGTGGCAAGCGGTAAATTGAATCACATAGAACAACATGAAATTGAATATGCTAGAGACATGACATGTGGTTCAACTAGTGACCCAGACCCACTAGTTAGACCAGCAACCCAACCACCCGGCCAAAATGATCTCCAGACCGAGTTTAATAACACCATCTTCCAGTAAGGAAGAAAAGGAGTAACTTTAAGTGTAGGCACAAACCAAAGAGTGGCTGGTTGAAACCAAAACTATTAGGAACAAACCAAACCAGGAAAATTTAGAAAAGCTGCTACTAATCCAAACCAAACTATAGAAAAgattaaaaccaaaaaattcATCTTCATGGCAGAGAAACCAATCCGTTGTTCTATCCTAATAGTAGAAAACCAAAATAACCCCCTTCATATTTGAATCCCTGTCTGAGACCAGGATTCTATTTTCTCATATATCCATCACCATTCACATGCTTCTGTATTTGTTGCAAGGAATTATGTTCCTCTCCTTCAATGAATCCATTTTGTTAATTGTCTACACTATATATTAGTTAGAAGGtataaatagcattaataaaATGAACGTTAAAATTGAAAGAGGCTATTttcataccaaaaataaaacctAGATGCCAAAAAATAATAGACTATTGTGATAAGGATGTCAACCTCACAGAGccacttaattttatttattttaaaaagaattcaCAAGCAAAAAACAAACTACAAATTCATAGAACCTTATCacatcaaaaaggaaaaatgtaatttaaCTATGCTGTTTTTTACCCAAAAGTTATTAAAACAAACCGCAAAAACAACTTCATGCCATAGCAGTCAAAGTAAAAGAATTAATTATCGACTCTCAAAGGTTCTAATATCAAATTAATAAGGTTGCACAAAGCTCTTATACTCTTAGACAGAGTAATCaagtaaaattaatataaacaaacctatttttcttttattctcaTTGGTAAACTACATGAGATAACTGAACAGCATCAAATAGAAAGACAATGCATAATCACTGGCATAAGTTAAGCAAAAGAACTAGCGGAAAGATTCATACCAGGGAAAGGAAACCGTGAACGGATGGAAGATCGGTTCTTCATATTACTGCTACAGGTAGTTCGCACACCTAGTTCgttttttttatgagattttggACGGCATTTCTTTATAGACAGTAGGCGCATATCTTCTTTCCACAAGTGATGCAAGGCTTTGAACTTGAGTGCAATAACTCTCTCCTTAAATTTTTCAAACCGTTTTTTCTCAGCAAATTTTTCCATAATGAATGTATGAGAGGACAAATCACTGCTGACTCCCATATTACCAAGCTTTTTACATTCTTTTGGCACTAACTTAGCAAATACTCCATGCGCTCTGTTAGCATATTCTTTATTTGAAGCAATAATTGAGTTATAAGTATCCTCATAGCTAGAACATAAGTTTGCTCCGTAGGTAGCATCATCCATGCTTTCCTTTACTTCTGTCGGTGTATTGACATCATTACAAGCAGATACACTAACATTTTTCCCAGTAGTACAGCGGACTAAGCATTTCATCGAAGTAGATTGAATAGTACCCACATCCCTTGATAAGATACCAAATCCCCCAGTATCACATGAAGAAACTGCTTTTACCAAAGGCAGAGGCTCAACAAGTTTAGAAGTTGCTGATCCAGGACTATCAATATCCTCTTCCTTGTCATTTTCATGAATACTACATAAATTAGGTGGCATCTTATCTGCATTGGGTTCATCAGAAGAAATGATTTCCAACGGTACTGGCCGAATGACCTTCTGAGATACTTCAACATGTTCTTCTGAACCCAATGCCACTGGACACTGATATACGTCCACAGATTCAGATTTTAGAGACTTCTGTTGATTTTCAAGCAAATCAATTTCAGATTCAGTCATCTCCAACACCTTTGAAATGTCAGCTTTCCATATCAGCAACTTATTAATTGCATTGGACCTAACAAGACCAGAATCTTCGGAACTTGGATCATCAGACTGTACTAACTCAGCAATTGAAGAGCCCAAATTATTCAAGGAGTCCATATCCAATTTATCAAGGTTGAGATAAAACTTCTGCAGGTGATTCTGGAACCCAGGAGCTGGTGAATCGGTCAAATTACTAACATCATTGCCTGCATTTGCAGTCTTTCCCAATAATTTATCATCCACGCCTGCAACAAGGTGGAAGTTAGGTTTtggcataaaaaaaattatgcaaggTAAATACAAGCAGTACACATAATATATCAATTACTATGATATGAAAGTTGAAGAAGAAATCATAATTGCCATTTGCCATCTAAACTCGGAAAATTATCTTGCCAAAATAAGAGTATAAAGAGTCCAAAACAATAGTTTTAATAAATATAGAATACCATGTCAAAACATATTTACAACTGAGAACAGATAGTCCAATGACTGTTAGTATATTGACTTTATTAACCATCCTATAGGACAAGTAatcttgttatagaaataaGTTTGTGGATATCTTGATGTTAAATTTTCCTACCACATTATCCTATTCAAGCTACCTGTTTTTAAAAGCAGAGGTAGGGACACAACACAAGTTCAAGGATCAGGATCTCAATATCACATGAAAACTGAAGGCAGTAATACAGTGAAAGGAAAACATAAggagaacaaaagaaaacatcaatAAAGCAAATGGTACCCAATCCAATCTAAATATTGCATATAAAAAGTAGTAGTGAAGACTAAAAAGTATTGACACGTTTACAAAATTGCATCGGCTGGTATCTGCCTACTATTTCGGGCAATTATTCATGAAACACCAAGATAAACAGCACAATGTCACAATAGGATTAACTACGATCCTATATGTGATACAAGATGTTGACCATGCAGGATTAGATGTTATTAGTAAACTCTTCTACAAGTTAAATTGCTATTTTGCTCCTATATATCCCTATAACAGAAGGATCCAACACAATAGTAAAGAAAGCTTCGCGACATACCTGGTGAGGAACTGCAGGCAACAGACGATGGAGTTGCAGGAGATGCACAATCCGAAAATCCTGTAGCTTTTGGGCTTTTCTCTACCATGTTGGGACTGGTCATATTACAAGGTTCCATATTGCCAGCAGATGAGACCGAGCCATCTTTGTTTGCTCCTGGATCAGGTACATCAACTTTTTTCTTCTCATACTTTGCAAGTCCCTCGCCCCAATTTAGTCTAGGCTTCTTCCTAGACATCGTATCTTCAGAAGGCATAGAAGATGTCACACATGCAGTGGCTTCTCCTGAATGCGACTCAATAGCAGTGACATTTTTGGGTTGCAAATCAGGCTTTGCTTCATAGGAATCTCCCCCTGCCATGCTCCTTGAGCTACTTGAGTGACTAAAACCTGAGCCTCGAGAAGACAAGCTTCCAGATCGGGTCCACTTAAGTGGCTTCCAGTCAATCGAACCCAAAGAATTCTCCCTATCACATCTcgggcctgttcccaacccatTAACACCACCCATCTTATCATGCTGGTCTTTCGATTGATGTTGTTCCCAAGTGTTTACAAAATCAGAATGTGGTTGAGAGGAATATGTTAGGGAATCATCAACTGACCTCTGGTCATTATTCATATCTTGTGGCCTCCTAGACAAATTCGGAGAGCCATTGGTGACCTCCCAAGAATGACCTCTCCAATCTCTCTGGCCAAAGGGACCTCCTCTATTATCCCTACTACTCCTGCCATATCTTCCATCACCCCGTGAAATTGACGGCCGGCTATCTTCCTCCAACATCTTGTCACCGGACCTAGAAACCCCATAACCATGACCAGGCTCTTCAGAAAACATGTGCCAACCACCCTGCTTACCATGACCTTcagaaaatattcaaaaaagaaagaaaaaaacagaaaaaaatcaACACAAGCAAAGTATATATTCCCATCCACacaaaaagagaagaaaagggGGAAAAACACATaattaaacaaacaaatcttGCGAAAAAATCCACCTCTCTTAAGTCTTAAAGAAAATAACTAGTAACTACAGGAACAGATCTTCAACAATACATCAAAGACACAAAGAATAATCACCTAAATCATAAACCGctcaaaaaacaattaaaaaaaatccagaAACTCAAAACCTAATAACAAATC from Trifolium pratense cultivar HEN17-A07 linkage group LG1, ARS_RC_1.1, whole genome shotgun sequence includes these protein-coding regions:
- the LOC123919105 gene encoding uncharacterized protein LOC123919105 isoform X1, yielding MPPEPLPWDRKDFFKERKHERSESLGSVARWRDSSHHRDFNRWGSADFRRPPGHGKQGGWHMFSEEPGHGYGVSRSGDKMLEEDSRPSISRGDGRYGRSSRDNRGGPFGQRDWRGHSWEVTNGSPNLSRRPQDMNNDQRSVDDSLTYSSQPHSDFVNTWEQHQSKDQHDKMGGVNGLGTGPRCDRENSLGSIDWKPLKWTRSGSLSSRGSGFSHSSSSRSMAGGDSYEAKPDLQPKNVTAIESHSGEATACVTSSMPSEDTMSRKKPRLNWGEGLAKYEKKKVDVPDPGANKDGSVSSAGNMEPCNMTSPNMVEKSPKATGFSDCASPATPSSVACSSSPGVDDKLLGKTANAGNDVSNLTDSPAPGFQNHLQKFYLNLDKLDMDSLNNLGSSIAELVQSDDPSSEDSGLVRSNAINKLLIWKADISKVLEMTESEIDLLENQQKSLKSESVDVYQCPVALGSEEHVEVSQKVIRPVPLEIISSDEPNADKMPPNLCSIHENDKEEDIDSPGSATSKLVEPLPLVKAVSSCDTGGFGILSRDVGTIQSTSMKCLVRCTTGKNVSVSACNDVNTPTEVKESMDDATYGANLCSSYEDTYNSIIASNKEYANRAHGVFAKLVPKECKKLGNMGVSSDLSSHTFIMEKFAEKKRFEKFKERVIALKFKALHHLWKEDMRLLSIKKCRPKSHKKNELGVRTTCSSNMKNRSSIRSRFPFPAGNHLSLVPTAEIINFTSKLLSESQPQIQRNTLRMPALILDEKEKMVTKFISSNGLVEDPLAIEKERDMINPWTSEEKEIFLEKFAAIGKDFRKIASFLDHKTTADCVEFYYKNHKSECFEKLKRKDVGKLGKSFSAKTNLMASGKKWNHEVNVSSLDILSAASLMADGIAGNKRMRSGRILLGGYGNAKASRAEDSNIERSNSFDILGDERETAAAADVLAGICGSLSSEAMSSCITSSIDPVDGNKERKFLRGYPLCKQPLVHDISQNAEDETCSDESCGEVDVSEWTDDEKAAFLQGVSSFGKDFAKIARCVGTRSREHCKVFFSKTRKVLGLDLSHPIPGIVESALNDDANGGESDTDDACVVEAGSVVDADKSGNKTDEDLPSDALNTFHDESNPMEARSPSAEFNESREISETEVRLENLDVASNVCAIKVESKLGSDGSGVDLGKTDKSGSVNEVGLGDAVRESISASGVTEPRECRSVAVDRLDYEGSSGVFGNGVDRQRASAPQCVDDRDDKHEADAGIVVELKNCVLESSTAANISFSPVVNSYSGLSFGSENKRVSFGKPHTSALSTNDPRSTVNSFFLKACTSQCEKTVNQDRLSSTCDIQGGRDMRCHSSGSNGDHQLPLPGSHVETVSVLQGYPMQVPIKKEVDGDVNCCSSATDLPLLPQKIKQTDDHSKTSWHSSDAEKTSGNGDVKLKLFGTILTNPSSTQKPNLITKRSEENGTGHPKLSNKSSNLKFTGHQNSDGNSKILKFDHSDYAGLENVPVMSYAYWQGNGIQSIQPGLSSLPDSSFLLAKYPAAFSNYPIPSSNLEHQPLQRHLTGSSNFIARDNNCSNAMLDYQMFRSRDGPQVQPFIVDVKHRQDIFSEMQRRNSFEAISSLQQQGRGMMGMNGVGRPGILVGASCSGVSDPVAAIKMHYSNSDNKYGGQNGSIVRDDESWGGKGDLGR